A region of Catenibacterium mitsuokai DNA encodes the following proteins:
- a CDS encoding D-2-hydroxyacid dehydrogenase, which translates to MLKVLLIPALDDSNIELIKKSCSDMNLLKVNKDDLTQEMIDEADVIVGNPPRQFNLNRPTLKALLLNSAGNDQFLLPNILNRQTLLTNASGSYGHAICEHMMGMIFSFNKNLRFYYDRQKEARWTPLFTGREIYGSNVLLLGVGDIGTEFAKVLKVLGANVTGLRNSYKEHPYCDNIITSKELHDVLPKMDYIITSLPATNATFHMLSHDEFSLMKEDAIVCNVGRGSVIDTYALLEALDNKSIGGALLDVFEEEPLPADSPLWKNPRVMITPHCSGGYHWKSVQDYYTQLVIRNLNHLKNKEPLENLVNRTKGY; encoded by the coding sequence ATGTTGAAGGTATTACTTATTCCAGCTTTAGATGATTCAAATATTGAACTTATTAAAAAGTCATGTTCTGATATGAACCTTTTAAAGGTAAACAAAGATGATTTAACACAGGAAATGATTGATGAAGCAGATGTCATTGTAGGTAATCCACCAAGACAATTTAACTTGAATAGACCTACACTTAAGGCATTATTGTTAAATAGTGCAGGTAATGATCAATTTCTTTTGCCAAATATCTTAAATAGACAAACACTTCTTACAAATGCAAGTGGTAGCTATGGTCATGCCATCTGTGAACATATGATGGGAATGATCTTCAGCTTTAATAAGAATCTACGTTTTTATTATGATCGACAGAAAGAAGCAAGATGGACACCATTATTTACTGGTAGAGAAATTTATGGCTCAAATGTCTTATTGCTTGGAGTAGGGGATATCGGTACTGAATTTGCGAAAGTATTAAAGGTACTTGGTGCCAATGTAACAGGACTAAGAAACTCTTATAAGGAACATCCTTATTGTGATAATATTATCACTTCTAAAGAATTACATGATGTATTACCAAAGATGGATTATATTATTACTTCTTTACCAGCAACCAATGCAACATTCCATATGTTAAGCCATGATGAGTTTTCATTAATGAAAGAAGATGCTATTGTATGTAATGTAGGTAGAGGTAGTGTGATTGATACTTATGCTTTATTAGAAGCATTAGACAATAAGTCTATTGGTGGGGCATTACTTGATGTTTTTGAAGAAGAACCATTACCAGCTGATTCACCATTATGGAAAAATCCGAGAGTCATGATTACACCGCATTGTTCTGGCGGGTACCATTGGAAGAGCGTACAGGACTATTATACACAATTAGTCATTAGAAACCTCAATCACTTAAAGAACAAGGAACCATTAGAAAACCTTGTTAATAGAACAAAAGGCTATTAA
- a CDS encoding ABC transporter substrate-binding protein — MNKLLGTVLTSALTISLLAGCGTSSSNKKKVGIIQFMDHTSLNEIKDSFDKEMKTLGYDDKNIEYTFKNGQGDTNTCASIANDFAGKNFDCVMAIATPAAQAVAKLATKTPVVFSAVTDPVGAQLTSSLTKPDKNITGTSDEVQVDQIIDKALEINPNTKTIGMLYNKGEANSVTNIKKAKAYCAKKNIKVEEATIASVNEAQSAVNVLNSKYDAIFAPNDNTVASAMNVVSDACKKANKPLYVGADSMVKDGGFLSVGIDYKELGKETAKIVDKVLKGNKVENIPVKVFKTNLKIYVNTTTKDKLGIKLPENITSDSKYTEI; from the coding sequence ATGAACAAATTATTAGGAACAGTATTAACTTCAGCATTAACAATTTCACTTTTAGCAGGATGTGGAACTTCTTCTAGTAATAAGAAGAAAGTAGGTATTATCCAATTTATGGATCATACATCATTAAATGAGATCAAGGATTCATTCGATAAAGAAATGAAGACTCTTGGATATGATGATAAGAATATCGAATATACATTCAAGAATGGTCAGGGTGACACAAATACTTGTGCAAGTATCGCCAATGATTTTGCCGGAAAGAATTTTGATTGTGTCATGGCAATTGCGACTCCTGCAGCACAGGCCGTTGCTAAACTTGCTACTAAGACACCCGTTGTATTTAGTGCAGTGACTGATCCTGTAGGTGCACAGTTAACGAGCTCATTAACTAAACCGGATAAGAATATTACTGGTACAAGTGATGAGGTACAGGTTGATCAGATTATTGATAAGGCATTAGAAATCAATCCAAATACAAAAACAATTGGTATGCTTTATAATAAAGGTGAAGCCAACTCAGTGACTAATATTAAAAAGGCAAAAGCTTATTGTGCTAAGAAGAATATCAAGGTAGAAGAAGCAACAATTGCATCAGTCAATGAAGCACAGAGTGCTGTCAATGTATTAAATAGTAAATATGATGCTATTTTTGCACCAAATGATAATACAGTTGCAAGTGCGATGAATGTAGTCAGTGATGCATGTAAGAAAGCAAACAAGCCTTTATATGTAGGCGCTGATTCAATGGTTAAAGATGGTGGTTTCTTAAGTGTTGGTATCGATTATAAAGAACTTGGTAAAGAAACGGCTAAAATCGTTGATAAAGTATTAAAGGGTAATAAAGTAGAAAATATCCCAGTGAAAGTATTTAAGACAAACTTAAAAATCTATGTCAATACAACTACAAAAGATAAATTAGGTATTAAGTTACCAGAAAACATTACAAGCGATAGTAAATATACAGAAATCTAA
- a CDS encoding ABC transporter permease yields MNSTVILGALELGGIFAVLSLGLYISFKVLNIPDLTVDGSFTTGCAVSAMVAVAGYPVLGMVLGFVAGAIAGMVTGLLITKLNINEILAGILTQTALYSVNLRIMHQTPNISLFNHKTIFSSTTQFEPYDKLLIIGVIVIVITVLLNYFLKTQMGLALRACGDNEAMVRASSIDTDKMKIIGLGLANGLVALSGALFTQQQGYADITSGIGMMVIGLASIIIGLTFIKSDKVAVCLVGTIVGAIFYRFALTIALYLGLPSGDLKILSAFIVVIAISSATLKRRFKKHA; encoded by the coding sequence ATGAATAGTACAGTTATTCTTGGAGCCCTAGAGTTAGGCGGCATATTTGCCGTCTTATCTCTAGGCTTATATATTAGTTTCAAAGTTTTGAATATTCCAGACTTGACAGTGGATGGAAGTTTTACAACAGGATGTGCAGTGAGTGCTATGGTGGCAGTGGCTGGCTACCCAGTACTTGGTATGGTACTTGGATTTGTAGCAGGTGCGATTGCAGGAATGGTGACAGGTTTACTCATTACTAAGCTCAATATCAATGAAATCCTAGCCGGAATCCTTACACAGACTGCTTTATATTCAGTGAATCTACGTATTATGCATCAGACACCAAATATCTCATTATTTAATCATAAGACAATCTTCAGCAGTACAACTCAGTTTGAACCTTATGATAAATTATTGATTATTGGTGTGATTGTGATAGTGATTACCGTATTATTGAATTATTTCTTAAAGACACAGATGGGGCTTGCACTTAGAGCCTGTGGTGATAATGAAGCGATGGTACGTGCGAGCTCTATTGATACAGATAAGATGAAAATTATTGGTTTAGGACTTGCTAATGGACTAGTTGCTTTAAGTGGTGCTTTATTTACACAGCAGCAGGGCTATGCTGATATCACGAGTGGTATTGGTATGATGGTCATCGGACTTGCTTCTATTATTATTGGTTTGACATTCATTAAGAGTGATAAAGTGGCAGTATGTCTAGTTGGTACGATTGTAGGGGCTATCTTCTATCGTTTTGCCTTAACAATTGCCTTATACTTAGGTCTTCCTTCAGGAGACTTAAAGATCCTATCAGCATTTATTGTTGTGATTGCGATTTCTTCTGCAACACTCAAGAGGAGGTTCAAGAAACATGCTTAA
- a CDS encoding ABC transporter ATP-binding protein, translating to MLNIKDLTVIFNEGTVNEKKAIDHLSLHLEPGDFVTIIGSNGAGKSTLFGAISGAVETKEGTIVLDDKDITHEKEYVRSRTIGRLFQDPLRGTAPSMTIEENLSLAYQRGKHFSLTPFTHKHHDVFVNALKDLDIGLEDRLTTKVGTLSGGQRQALTLLMATLVKPQLLLLDEHTAALDPATSIKVMKLSERIAKEHHITTMMITHDMEDALKYGNRILMMKDGKIIADIDEETKKKMTVEELVRKFTETGEANDRVLLH from the coding sequence ATGCTTAATATAAAAGATTTAACAGTTATATTTAATGAAGGGACAGTCAATGAAAAGAAAGCTATTGATCATTTATCTCTTCATCTTGAACCAGGAGATTTTGTGACTATTATAGGGTCTAACGGTGCAGGGAAATCCACATTGTTTGGTGCTATCTCTGGGGCAGTAGAAACAAAAGAAGGAACAATTGTCTTAGATGATAAAGATATCACTCATGAAAAGGAATATGTGAGAAGCCGTACTATTGGTCGTTTATTCCAGGATCCTTTGAGAGGAACAGCCCCTTCAATGACAATTGAAGAAAACTTATCTTTAGCTTATCAAAGAGGAAAACATTTCTCACTTACACCATTTACTCATAAACACCATGATGTCTTTGTAAATGCATTAAAGGATTTAGATATAGGCTTAGAAGACCGTTTAACAACTAAGGTAGGTACTTTATCTGGAGGACAAAGACAAGCCCTCACACTATTAATGGCAACTTTAGTTAAACCACAATTACTTTTATTGGATGAACATACTGCTGCACTTGATCCTGCAACATCTATCAAGGTGATGAAATTATCTGAAAGAATTGCGAAAGAACATCATATTACCACTATGATGATCACCCATGATATGGAAGATGCTCTTAAATACGGTAATAGAATCCTGATGATGAAGGATGGAAAAATCATTGCGGATATTGATGAAGAAACTAAAAAGAAAATGACTGTCGAAGAACTTGTAAGAAAATTTACTGAAACAGGAGAAGCGAATGACCGCGTTCTTCTTCACTAG
- a CDS encoding MurR/RpiR family transcriptional regulator: MGLLLSRILTYLNGAMQNDYYYKICNFIIFNYLDIFEMSEEEFLDKGAFRKEELYSFLLSFGFSTYEDFRFKLEADHQLRLNQIRVRLFGETPQKFLAKMDKAMDEEVLANTITSICEHFYKAKRIIIFGGLYPCSIAVELQTDMISFGRPFIHYHKYDPIQFNEDDVVIFVSATGRSLEEMKKYDNCSFEKAYSLLITQNRKYTQSCFNGNTTVIYVPGKFDSIDFNYQIMSICDLIRLRYFQQYYL; this comes from the coding sequence ATGGGCTTGTTACTTAGTAGAATATTGACTTATTTAAATGGTGCGATGCAGAATGATTACTATTATAAAATATGCAATTTCATTATCTTTAACTATCTAGATATATTTGAAATGTCTGAAGAAGAATTCTTAGATAAAGGTGCTTTTAGAAAAGAAGAACTTTATAGCTTCTTATTATCATTTGGATTCTCTACTTATGAAGATTTCCGTTTTAAATTAGAAGCTGATCATCAGTTACGTTTGAATCAGATTCGTGTCAGATTATTTGGAGAAACTCCTCAGAAATTCTTAGCGAAGATGGACAAGGCAATGGACGAAGAAGTACTTGCGAACACGATTACTTCTATCTGTGAACATTTCTATAAAGCAAAACGTATTATTATCTTTGGTGGTTTATATCCTTGTTCTATTGCCGTAGAGTTACAGACAGATATGATTTCTTTTGGACGTCCATTTATCCATTATCATAAGTATGATCCTATTCAATTTAATGAAGATGATGTTGTCATCTTTGTGAGTGCTACAGGACGTAGTCTAGAAGAAATGAAGAAATATGATAATTGCAGCTTTGAAAAGGCATATTCATTACTCATCACGCAGAACCGTAAATATACACAGTCATGTTTTAATGGAAATACAACAGTAATCTATGTACCAGGTAAGTTTGATTCAATTGATTTCAACTACCAGATCATGTCAATCTGTGACTTAATCAGATTACGTTATTTCCAACAATACTACCTCTAA
- a CDS encoding pseudouridine synthase, with protein MRLIDIFVLNKCGSKKQAKKAIKKGLIQVNNEIVDEDMDITDETVIYDSKILDPHPLKYYIIHKPSGYVCANKDSHDPCLISLLPDDNLHYVGRLDRNTTGLVILTNDLKLRKRLTLPEFHIPRTYAFTCLNPLKDITPFKEGITIDGDVKCLPAIVEMTSEYEGVITLEEGRYHEIKKMFLSLNNKITSLHRIMYGDISLGDLPSGTYRTLTQEEINHLKDITRRQLCNISKK; from the coding sequence ATGAGACTGATAGACATATTTGTATTAAATAAATGCGGAAGTAAGAAACAGGCGAAGAAGGCCATTAAAAAGGGACTGATACAAGTCAACAATGAAATAGTTGATGAAGACATGGACATAACTGATGAAACAGTTATTTATGATTCTAAGATTCTTGATCCTCATCCCTTGAAATACTATATCATTCATAAACCATCAGGCTATGTATGTGCCAATAAGGATTCTCATGATCCCTGTCTTATTAGCTTGCTTCCAGATGATAACCTTCATTATGTGGGGAGATTAGACCGTAATACAACGGGTCTAGTCATTTTGACTAATGATTTGAAATTAAGAAAAAGACTCACTCTTCCTGAATTTCATATACCTAGAACCTATGCCTTTACTTGTTTAAATCCTTTAAAGGATATAACACCTTTTAAAGAAGGTATTACTATTGATGGAGATGTAAAATGTTTACCTGCAATAGTAGAAATGACAAGTGAATATGAAGGTGTCATCACTTTAGAAGAAGGACGTTATCATGAAATAAAGAAGATGTTCCTTTCTCTTAATAATAAGATTACATCACTTCATCGCATTATGTATGGAGATATCTCGTTAGGTGATCTTCCAAGTGGTACATATAGAACTCTCACTCAAGAAGAAATCAATCATTTAAAAGACATTACTAGGAGGCAGTTATGCAATATATCAAAGAAATAG
- a CDS encoding Smr/MutS family protein, which produces MQYIKEIDIHGYTQQEARKMIDAALKKPDALTLRIIHGYNQGQTLGQMVRKRYRSHPHVQRIELSMNPGITDIITK; this is translated from the coding sequence ATGCAATATATCAAAGAAATAGATATACATGGCTATACCCAGCAGGAAGCACGTAAGATGATCGATGCAGCTTTAAAGAAACCTGATGCATTGACTTTAAGAATCATCCATGGATATAATCAAGGACAGACTTTAGGTCAGATGGTGAGAAAAAGATATCGCAGTCATCCTCACGTACAAAGAATAGAATTATCTATGAATCCAGGTATTACAGATATTATTACAAAATAA
- the pepD gene encoding beta-Ala-His dipeptidase, giving the protein MTKDVLDYFKTICSIPHPSGHEELLGNYIEEFAQNNELDYARNEIGDIIIYKEATPGYADHAPILLQGHMDMVAEKEEDSNHDFLTDPLEIYEEDGYLHATKTTLGADDGVAVAIMLALLSDNSFKHPRLECLFTVQEETTMDGITHVDKDWIHARKMISLDGDVVGETSVSSAGGVQLTIRKNATFVESHDQGYKFYVKGLLGVHSGDAIKEGRGNAIKIAGLVLKACLDNGFDIRFSSLNAGQKANAICREGLFTFQSTSNKEELKAFIHERMEEQKALYPLEPLDYTLEEEQSGHVILDSDALIHFLALCPYGVEKYSYYFNHFPVLSLNLGIMETTEKAVELILLLRSENEINLKLLVNEVETLASLFGLSVTPSDEYYGWSYDPDSQLRKSYKEAYKKAYDKELKEVPTHGGLETGYMSRIFPDMDIVTMGPNCIDIHTPQERLEIKTLYEVHEFLKNWLGEL; this is encoded by the coding sequence ATGACAAAAGATGTATTAGACTATTTTAAAACTATTTGTAGTATTCCTCATCCTTCAGGACATGAAGAATTACTAGGCAACTATATAGAAGAATTTGCACAGAATAATGAACTTGATTATGCAAGAAATGAAATAGGGGACATTATTATTTATAAGGAAGCTACGCCTGGTTACGCAGATCATGCACCTATTTTACTACAGGGTCATATGGATATGGTAGCTGAAAAAGAGGAAGATAGTAACCATGACTTCCTCACTGATCCTTTAGAAATCTATGAAGAAGATGGTTATTTACATGCAACAAAAACAACTTTAGGAGCAGATGATGGTGTGGCAGTGGCTATCATGCTCGCTTTATTAAGTGATAATAGCTTTAAACATCCTCGTTTAGAATGTTTATTTACTGTTCAGGAAGAAACAACTATGGATGGTATTACTCATGTAGATAAGGATTGGATTCATGCTCGCAAGATGATTTCTTTAGATGGTGATGTAGTAGGAGAAACAAGTGTTTCTTCTGCAGGTGGCGTTCAGTTAACTATTAGAAAGAATGCGACATTTGTAGAATCTCATGATCAGGGATATAAGTTCTATGTAAAAGGGTTATTAGGTGTTCATTCTGGTGATGCGATTAAAGAAGGTAGAGGGAATGCGATTAAGATTGCAGGACTTGTACTAAAAGCATGTTTGGATAATGGTTTTGATATCCGTTTCTCTTCACTTAATGCAGGACAGAAGGCCAATGCAATCTGTAGAGAAGGTTTATTTACTTTCCAGTCTACAAGCAATAAAGAAGAATTGAAGGCTTTTATTCATGAAAGAATGGAAGAACAGAAAGCTCTTTATCCATTAGAACCTTTAGATTATACATTAGAAGAAGAACAGAGTGGTCATGTAATCTTAGATAGTGATGCACTTATTCATTTCCTTGCGTTATGTCCATATGGTGTAGAAAAGTATTCTTATTACTTCAATCATTTCCCAGTTCTTTCTTTGAATTTGGGGATTATGGAAACAACAGAAAAGGCTGTAGAACTTATTCTGTTATTACGTAGTGAGAATGAAATCAATCTTAAACTACTTGTAAATGAAGTCGAAACATTGGCTTCTTTATTTGGCTTAAGTGTGACACCATCAGATGAATATTATGGTTGGAGCTATGATCCTGATTCTCAGTTACGTAAGTCTTACAAGGAAGCTTATAAAAAAGCATATGATAAAGAACTCAAAGAAGTACCGACTCATGGTGGATTAGAAACAGGTTATATGAGTCGAATATTTCCAGATATGGATATTGTGACTATGGGACCAAACTGTATTGATATTCATACACCACAGGAAAGATTAGAAATCAAGACACTTTATGAAGTCCATGAATTTTTAAAGAATTGGCTAGGAGAATTATAA